The following nucleotide sequence is from Paeniglutamicibacter kerguelensis.
TCCGCCACCCGCAACGGCAGGATCGGCGTCATCGGCACCCTGGCCACCGTCGGATCGCGTGCCTACGAGGACGCATTTGCCGCGGCCCCGCACCTTTCGATCACCTCTGCGGCCTGCCCGCGCTTCGTCGAGTTCGTCGAGAACGGCATCACCACCGGTGCCGAGCTCATGGAAACCGCCGAGGAGTACCTGGCCCCGCTGAAGGCCGCCGGCGTCGACACCCTGGTGCTCGGCTGCACCCACTACCCGCTGCTCACCGGCGTGATCTCCTACGTCATGGGCGAGGACGTCACCCTGGTCTCCAGCGCCGAGGAAACGGCCAAGGACGTCTACCGCGCGCTGATGCGCCACGAATTGGCCCGCAACGAGACCGCGGCCCCCACACACCAGTTCCTGGCCACCGGGAACGCGGCAAGTTTTGAGGTTTTGGCCCGGCGTTTCCTGGGCCCCGAAGTCTTGGCGGTTGAACAGGTCGACCACGTCGCCGCCCACTATCCGACCGGCTCCATTGCCATGATCACTCCGGCAATGGTCGCCCTTTCGAAAGCGAGTGTGTCATGAAGCTGACGATCATAGGCTGTACCGGGTCATTCCCCGGTCCGGGATCGCCCGCCTCCTGTTATCTTGTCAGTGCGTTCGACGGTGAACGCCAGTGGAAGATTCTTCTGGACCTGGGCTCCGGGGCGCTTGGCGTGCTCCAGCGCTACACGGACATCAAGGACCTGGACGCGATCTTCATCTCGCACCTGCACCCCGACCACTGCATGGACCTGTGCGGCATGCACGTTGCCATCCGCTGGGATCCGGCCGGCTGGGGCCGTGATCGCATGCTCGTGCACGGCCCCGCGGCGACGGCGGACCGCATGGCCACGGCCTACGGCCTTCCGCTGGAAGAGGGCATGCACCCGGACTTCGACTTCCAGAACTGGAAGGCCCATGAGCCGGTGAAGATCGGCCCGTTCTCCATCACGCCGTACCCGGTGTTGCACCCCATCGAGGAGTCCTACGCGCTGCGTGTTGAGGCCACCGAGCCGATGGCGGACGGCACCATGCGCACCTCCGTGCTGACCTACTCCGGCGACACCGATTCCTGCCCGGGCCTGATCGAGGCCGCCCAGGGCGCGGACATGTTCCTCTGCGAGGCAGCCTTCCAGGAAGGCCGCGACGATTCCATCAAGGGCGTGCACCTGACCGGCCGCCGCGCCGGCCAGGCCGCGACGGAGGCCGGGGTCGAGCGCCTGCTGCTGACCCACGTCCCCGTCTGGACCGACATCAACACCGTGGTCAAAGAGGCCAAGGAGGTCTATTCCGGCGGCATTGCTGTGGCGGTCTCCGGTGTCACCTACGGCGTCTGGTCCGGTTCCCAGCTGGGCACCCCCAAGGCGCTGCCGACCGCACCGGTCTCGATCGTGCGATCGGCGCCCACCCGCGAGTGGCAGGGCATCGACCCCAGCAAGAAGTAGGGCCGCGCCGTTGCTTGGCGCGAAGGCGCATCCGGTCCCGCCGTATGTCGGTGGAACCGGGTACGCCTTTGCCGTCCCGCGGCCACGCCGGCTCCGAGGGGCACCGGGGTGCGGTCCCGTTGGATGTGCGCACTAGACTTGAAGCCATGACTTCAGCATCGACTTCCGCAGCAGTGCGCGCCGACGGGCGCGCGGTAGACCAACTCCGCGAGATCACCATCACCCGTGGCTGGTCCAAGCAGGCCGAGGGCTCGGCCCTCATCGAATTCGGCAACACCAAGGTGCTGTGCACCGCCTCCTTCACCGCCGGCGTGCCGCGCTGGCTCAAGGGGGAAGGCACCGGCTGGGTCACCGCCGAGTACGCGATGCTGCCGCGCGCCACCAACACCCGCAACGGCCGCGAATCGGTCAAGGGCAAGATCGGCGGCCGCACCCACGAGATCTCCCGCCTGATCGGCCGCTCGCTGCGAGCCGTCATCGACACCAAGGCACTGGGCGAGAACACCATCGTCCTCGACTGCGACGTGCTGCAGGCCGACGGCGGCACCCGCACCGCCGCGATCACCGGCGCCTACGTGGCGCTGGCCGAGGCCATCGAGTGGGCCAAGGCCAACAACCTGGTCAAGAAGAACGCCACGGTCCTCACCGACTCGGTCTCCGCGATCTCCGTGGGCATCATCGCGGGCACCCCGATGCTTGACCTTCCCTACGTCGAGGACGTCGACGCCGAGACCGACATGAACGTCGTGGTCACCGGTGGCGGCGACTTCGTGGAGGTGCAGGGCACCGCCGAGGGCGTACCGTTCAAGCGCGCCGAACTGGACGCGCTGCTGGACCTGGCGCTGGTCGGCACCACCGAGCTGGCCCGCATCCAGCGCGAAACCCTGGGCGAAAACGCATGAGCGTAAGCCCGCGGTTGGTGCTTGCCACCCACAACAAGGGCAAGCTGCGCGAATTGCGCGAGCTGCTGCGCGGCCAGGTTCCCGGGCTCGACGTCGACACCCAGGTGGTTGACGCCTCCGCGGTCGGCGCACCCGACGTGGTCGAGGACGAGGTGACCTTCCAAGGCAATGCGCTGCTCAAGGCCCGCGCCGTCACCGCCGCCACCGGCCTGATTGCCATTGCCGACGATTCCGGATTGTCCGTCGACGTGCTGGGCGGGGCTCCGGGCATCTTCTCGGCGCGCTGGTCCGGCCGCCACGGCGACGACGAGGCAAACATCGACCTGCTGCTGGCCCAGCTTGGCGACGTCAAGGACGAGCATCGCGGTGCCTCGTTCGTGTGCGCCGCCGCGTTGGCAACCCCGGGCGGGTACTTTGCGGTGGAGCTCGGGCATCTGGCCGGCACGCTGCTGCGCGAGCGCCGGGGCAACGGCGGCTTCGGCTACGACCCGATCGTGCAGCCGGATGGCTACGACGTTTCGGTGGCCGAGCTGACCAGCGAGCAAAAGAACGCGATCAGCCATCGCGGGCGCGCATTCCGCGGCCTGCTGCCGCAGATCGTTCGCGCGCTCACCGAAGACCAGTCGCGCTAAACGCAACGAACCCCCAATGCGTTGGCGCCCCGAAAATCCGGGGCGCCAACGCATTTTTTGCTTCCCCGCCCGGTGACCCGCGATCGGATCCTTGACCGGGGCGCGGGACACCGGGTAGACATTGGGCATCGGAGAACGCGGGAATCGGGGCAGCATGAAAAAGTTTTCACTCACGGCCATCGCACGCACGCAGATGCGCACGGCCGCGACGGCTTCCAGCGGGCGCAGTGCCAGCACCGTCTTCGGCGGGCACGAACACACGCTGCGGCAAACCGTCATGGGCCTGGCGGCCGGCACCGAACTCAAGGAGCACATCAACCCGGGCGAAGCCACGGTGATGGTGCTCAGCGGTCGCATCCGGCTGAGCTCGGGGGAGCAGCACTGGGAAGGCCGCACCGGCGACCTGCTGGTCATGCCGTCCGGAACTTCGCAGATCACCGCCCTCGAGGAATCGGCATTGCTGCTCAGCGTCGCCAAGACGGACAGGGGCGTGCCGTCGGCGACCTCCTGAGGCACGCGGCGGGGAACCCATGGCCGGGTGGCAGACTACTTTTTGCCCTTTCGAGACTTTGCCAGGTCCTTCGAGTACCCCCTGCGGGTCAAACACCGCACCTCTCAGTGGCGCATAGGCGTAGTAGGGGCCATCCTTCAACATTTCCCTAAGATCCCGGGCCGACTGCCGTTTGGCTACCACCAGATCGTCGAAGCACTTGGCTGCCGCCGGGTTGGACGCGGTCCCCGGGCCTTGGAAAAACACGGGGTGTTTGAGTAATTTGGCATCGAGATACTCGATGACATGGCCGGAACCGATTTCCGAGGAAACCAGCTTGGCGAGGTGAATGCCTGCTTGGACGAACTCCAGCTCAAGCTCCCTCGAGCGAAATGCGTAGTCGCGGTTGAGCCCGTCGTAGTAGGACTGCTCCCATGCCCGCAGGCCGTCAACAAGTCCCGCGCTCAACCCGGTTTCCGAATAATCGACCGGACCGTCGACCCAGAGCACGGTGTCGGCATAGTCGGGAAACATGCGAATGATTTCCGGGTTCCGGGCGCTTGCTGGCTTCATGTGCTGATCATATGTGTGTCATCCGTGAGGCGTTCGCCACATCACGGCGATCGTCACAGGAAACTTCCGGACAGGTAAGGGACACTATGTAGTGATGACGACTCTGATTGCGCTACAGGCCGCCACCGCCGATTCCTCCGGCGACAGCCTGATCACCCGATTTGCCGACTGGGCCGTGGGCCTGATGGAAATCATCGGCGCCCCCGGCGCCGCGCTGGCCATCGCCATGGAGAACCTGTTCCCTCCGCTGCCCTCCGAGGTGATCCTGCCGCTTGCTGGCTTCACCGCGAGCCGCGGATCGTTCTCGCTCTTCGAGGCGCTTCTGTGGACCACGCTTGGCTCGATTTTCGGTGCCTACGCCCTCTACTGGGTGGGCCGCGCGCTGGGGCGTGAGCGCACCCGCAAGATCTTCGGCTGGCTTCCAATGGTGGACCTGGACGACGTGGACAAGGTCGAGGGCTGGTTTGACCGCAACGGTTCCAAGGCCGTGTTCTTCGGCCGCATGATCCCGATCTTCCGTTCGCTGATTTCGATTCCGGCGGGCATCACCAAGATGAACCAGGGCAAGTTCCTGGGGCTGACGGCGGCCGGTTCGCTGATCTGGAACTCGATCTTCGTGCTTGCAGGCTTCTACCTGGGCGAAAACTGGCACATAGTCGAAACCTACGCCGATGTCTTCCAGAAGATCGTCATCGTTGCCGTTGTCCTGCTAGTTGCCTTGTGGCTGGTGCTCAAGCTTCGCAAGCGCAAGAGCAAGGACCTACCGCTTCAGCCCGAGTACGAGAGCGAAAACGTCGACTAGCGGGCACGCCGTGTAATCGGATTTTTCGGAACCCGGTCGTCGCCGCCCCCTAACGGGGGTGCGCAACGACCGGGTTTTTTGCTGCCCGGAAAACCAACGAGGCCGTGAAATACGTTGTCGTTCGGATCTTGACAGTGGGCGCACCCGAATCTAGGTTAGTTACATGAGTAATGAACCACTGAACCAACCAAGTGGTTGCGAATGGGAATCCTCGGAGGTAGTGCCCCATGGGCGTGTTCGATGATTCCCGGCCGATCTTCCTGCAAATCGCCGAGCTGATCGAAAACGACATCGTTTCGGGAATTATCGGCGAGGAGTCGCAGGTTCCCTCCACCAACGAATTCGCGGCCTACTACCGCATCAATCCAGCCACCGCCGCCAAGGGCGTCAATCTCTTGGTTGAAAGTGGAATCCTGTACAAGAAACGTGGAATTGGCATGTTTGTTTCAACCGGAGCAAGAGACCGATTGCTCGACCTCCGCCGCAAGGATTTTCAGGCACAGTACATCCAGCCGCTGGCCCGGGAAGCACGGAAGCTCGGCATTGGCGGCGAGGAGCTGAGCCTCATGATCAAGCAATCACTGATCGCAGAAACAGCTGAAGGGAGCGGCATCCGATGAACGACCGACCGGTACCCGCCATCGAGGTTCGCAACCTCGTCAAGGCCTACAAGGAACTCAATGCGTTGGACGGCATTTCACTCACGCTCCAGGAAGGCAGGATCCACGGATTGCTGGGGCGCAACGGTGCCGGCAAAACGACCCTGATGTCCATCCTGACCGGACAGGGGTACCCCACCAGCGGCGAAGCGCTGATCTACGGAAGCAGCCCGTTCG
It contains:
- a CDS encoding DedA family protein, with translation MTTLIALQAATADSSGDSLITRFADWAVGLMEIIGAPGAALAIAMENLFPPLPSEVILPLAGFTASRGSFSLFEALLWTTLGSIFGAYALYWVGRALGRERTRKIFGWLPMVDLDDVDKVEGWFDRNGSKAVFFGRMIPIFRSLISIPAGITKMNQGKFLGLTAAGSLIWNSIFVLAGFYLGENWHIVETYADVFQKIVIVAVVLLVALWLVLKLRKRKSKDLPLQPEYESENVD
- a CDS encoding GntR family transcriptional regulator yields the protein MGVFDDSRPIFLQIAELIENDIVSGIIGEESQVPSTNEFAAYYRINPATAAKGVNLLVESGILYKKRGIGMFVSTGARDRLLDLRRKDFQAQYIQPLAREARKLGIGGEELSLMIKQSLIAETAEGSGIR
- a CDS encoding MBL fold metallo-hydrolase, giving the protein MKLTIIGCTGSFPGPGSPASCYLVSAFDGERQWKILLDLGSGALGVLQRYTDIKDLDAIFISHLHPDHCMDLCGMHVAIRWDPAGWGRDRMLVHGPAATADRMATAYGLPLEEGMHPDFDFQNWKAHEPVKIGPFSITPYPVLHPIEESYALRVEATEPMADGTMRTSVLTYSGDTDSCPGLIEAAQGADMFLCEAAFQEGRDDSIKGVHLTGRRAGQAATEAGVERLLLTHVPVWTDINTVVKEAKEVYSGGIAVAVSGVTYGVWSGSQLGTPKALPTAPVSIVRSAPTREWQGIDPSKK
- the rph gene encoding ribonuclease PH; this encodes MTSASTSAAVRADGRAVDQLREITITRGWSKQAEGSALIEFGNTKVLCTASFTAGVPRWLKGEGTGWVTAEYAMLPRATNTRNGRESVKGKIGGRTHEISRLIGRSLRAVIDTKALGENTIVLDCDVLQADGGTRTAAITGAYVALAEAIEWAKANNLVKKNATVLTDSVSAISVGIIAGTPMLDLPYVEDVDAETDMNVVVTGGGDFVEVQGTAEGVPFKRAELDALLDLALVGTTELARIQRETLGENA
- a CDS encoding cupin domain-containing protein; translation: MKKFSLTAIARTQMRTAATASSGRSASTVFGGHEHTLRQTVMGLAAGTELKEHINPGEATVMVLSGRIRLSSGEQHWEGRTGDLLVMPSGTSQITALEESALLLSVAKTDRGVPSATS
- the murI gene encoding glutamate racemase; its protein translation is MTSASTSETFPLDRPRASAPLGIFDSGVGGLTVSRAIIDQLPGESTMYVGDTANSPYGPLPIAEVRANALGVMDELVDAGVKLLVIACNSASAAVLRDARERYTARYGIPVVEVIQPAVRRAVSATRNGRIGVIGTLATVGSRAYEDAFAAAPHLSITSAACPRFVEFVENGITTGAELMETAEEYLAPLKAAGVDTLVLGCTHYPLLTGVISYVMGEDVTLVSSAEETAKDVYRALMRHELARNETAAPTHQFLATGNAASFEVLARRFLGPEVLAVEQVDHVAAHYPTGSIAMITPAMVALSKASVS
- the rdgB gene encoding RdgB/HAM1 family non-canonical purine NTP pyrophosphatase, producing MSVSPRLVLATHNKGKLRELRELLRGQVPGLDVDTQVVDASAVGAPDVVEDEVTFQGNALLKARAVTAATGLIAIADDSGLSVDVLGGAPGIFSARWSGRHGDDEANIDLLLAQLGDVKDEHRGASFVCAAALATPGGYFAVELGHLAGTLLRERRGNGGFGYDPIVQPDGYDVSVAELTSEQKNAISHRGRAFRGLLPQIVRALTEDQSR